Proteins co-encoded in one Amaranthus tricolor cultivar Red isolate AtriRed21 chromosome 7, ASM2621246v1, whole genome shotgun sequence genomic window:
- the LOC130818253 gene encoding putative aconitate hydratase, cytoplasmic, whose product MIGAATSKTSISPFILRRFASTLSPSSSTASSPSSRIFSAYRYQPGLGHLSLGFSSGLRSICCSNSRWSYGSDWRSRVSVRSQIATSSTPLVERFHRQIATMASEHPYKGIFTSLPKPGGGEFGKFYSLPALNDPRIDKLPYSIRILLESAIRNCDGFQVTKDDVEKIMDWENSAPKLVEIPFKPARVLLQDFTGVPAVVDLAAMRDAMKNLNNDPNKINPLVPVDLVIDHSVQVDVARSENAVQANMELEFKRNGERFGFLKWGSTAFRNMLVVPPGSGIVHQVNLEYLGRVVFNTSGVLYPDSVVGTDSHTTMIDGLGVAGWGVGGIEAEAAMLGQPMSMVLPGVVGFKMTGKLRDGVTATDLVLTATQMLRKHGVVGKFVEFHGEGVGQLSLADRATIANMSPEYGATMGFFPVDHVTLDYLKLTGRSDETVSMIEQYLRANKMFVDYNEPQQERVYTSYLELDLADVEPCISGPKRPHDRVPLKDMKVDWHACLDNKVGFKGFAIPKEEQGKVAKFSFHGQPAELKHGSVVIAAITSCTNTSNPSVMLGAALVAKKACELGLEVKPWVKTSLAPGSGVVTKYLQKSGLQKYFDQQGFHIVGYGCTTCIGNSGDLDESVSAAISENDIVAAAVLSGNRNFEGRVHPLTRANYLASPPLVVAYALAGTVDIDFEKEPIGIGKDGKSVYFRDIWPSNEEIAEVVQSSVLPDMFKSTYEAITKGNPMWNSLEVPAGTLYQWDPKSTYIHEPPYFKNMGLNPPGPFGVKDAYCLLNFGDSITTDHISPAGSIHKDSPAAKFLMERGVDRKDFNSYGSRRGNDEVMARGTFANIRIVNKLLNGEVGPKTVHIPTGEKLYVFDAAMKYKEAGHQTIVLAGAEYGSGSSRDWAAKGPMLQGVKAVIAKSFERIHRSNLVGMGVIPLCFKAGEDADTLGLTGHERYTIDLPSSVSEIRPGQDVTVTTDNGKSFTCTLRFDTEVELAYFDHGGILPYVIRQLMKQ is encoded by the exons atgATAGGAGCAGCGACGTCGAAAACATCTATTTCTCCATTTATTCTTCGAAGATTTGCTTCCACACTTTCTCCCTCTTCATCGACagcttcttctccttcttctagAATATTTTCTGCTTATAGATATCAACCTGGTTTAGGTCACCTTTCATTGGGTTTTTCATCGGGTCTTCGATCGATCTGCTGTTCGAATTCTAGGTGGAGTTACGGTTCGGATTGGCGATCTAGGGTTTCTGTTCGATCGCAGATTGCTACTTCTTCTACTCCTCTTGTCGAACGATTTCATCGCCAGATTGCTACTATGG cATCTGAACATCCTTACAAGGGAATTTTCACAAGCTTACCTAAGCCTGGTGGTGGCGAATTCGGAAAGTTTTACAGCTTACCAGCTCTCAATGATCCAAGAATTG ACAAGCTGCCTTACTCGATTCGGATTCTTTTGGAGTCCGCCATTAGGAACTGTGATGGATTCCAAGTGACTAAAGATGACGTTGAGAAGATTATGGACTGGGAAAACTCAGCACCTAAACTTGTTGAGATTCCATTTAAGCCTGCTCGAGTCCTCTTACAG GATTTTACCGGTGTGCCCGCTGTGGTTGATTTGGCTGCTATGAGGGATGCCATGAAGAACCTTAACAATGACCCTAACAAGATTAATCCTTTG GTTCCTGTGGAccttgtcattgatcattctgtTCAAGTGGATGTAGCAAGGTCTGAGAATGCAGTTCAAGCAAACATGGAGCTTGAGTTTAAAAGGAATGGGGAGAGATTTGGTTTCCTTAAATGGGGATCAACTGCTTTCCGTAACATGCTTGTTGTTCCACCTGGCTCTGGTATTGTACACCAG GTCAATCTGGAGTACCTTGGCCGGGTTGTTTTTAACACTTCTGGAGTACTTTATCCAGATAGTGTAGTGGGTACTGACTCACACACAACAATGATTGATGGTCTTGGGGTTGCTGGTTGGGGAGTTGGAGGAATAGAAGCTGAGGCAGCTATGCTTGGTCAG CCCATGAGCATGGTTTTGCCTGGTGTTGTTGGATTCAAGATGACCGGAAAATTGCGTGATGGTGTCACAGCTACAGACTTAGTGTTGACAGCCACTCAAATGCTGAGGAAGCATGGTGTCGTTGGCAAGTTCGTTGAGTTTCATG GTGAGGGAGTGGGTCAGTTATCACTTGCTGACAGAGCTACTATTGCAAATATGTCTCCTGAATATGGAGCAACCATGGGTTTCTTCCCTGTGGACCATGTTACCTTGGATTACTTAAAATTGACTGGAAGAAGCGATGAAACA GTTTCTATGATTGAGCAATATTTACGTGCAAACAAAATGTTTGTTGACTACAATGAG CCTCAACAAGAACGAGTGTACACATCATACTTAGAGCTAGATTTGGCAGATGTCGAGCCATGCATATCAGGGCCGAAAAG GCCACATGACCGTGTTCCCTTGAAGGATATGAAGGTGGATTGGCATGCATGCCTTGATAACAAAGTTGGTTTTAAG GGTTTTGCTATTCCAAAAGAAGAGCAGGGTAAAGTTGCAAAGTTTTCATTCCATGGTCAGCCTGCTGAATTGAAGCATGGTAGTGTTGTCATAGCAGCTATAACAAGTTGCACGAACACATCAAACCCTAGTGTTATGCTGGGTGCTGCTTTGGTTGCAAAGAAAGCATGTGAATTGGGTTTGGAG GTCAAGCCTTGGGTTAAAACCAGTCTGGCTCCTGGTTCTGGTGTAGTTACAAAATACCTGCAAAAGAG TGGTCTGCAGAAGTATTTTGATCAACAAGGTTTCCACATTGTTGGTTATGGTTGCACAACTTGTATTGGAAACTCTGGTGATTTAGATGAATCTGTTTCAGCAGCTATTTCTGAGAATG atattGTTGCGGCAGCTGTGCTTTCTGGTAACCGTAATTTTGAAGGGCGTGTTCACCCTCTGACAAGAGCCAACTATCTTGCCTCCCCTCCACTAGTTGTTGCATATGCATTGGCTGGCACA GTTGACATTGACTTTGAGAAAGAGCCTATTGGTATCGGAAAGGATGGCAAAAGTGTGTATTTCAGAGATATCTGGCCTAGCAATGAAGAGATAGCTGAG GTTGTCCAATCAAGTGTGTTGCCCGACATGTTCAAGAGTACTTATGAGGCAATTACCAAGGGAAATCCCATGTGGAATTCTCTTGAAGTTCCTGCTGGTACCCTTTACCAATGGGATCCTAAGTCAACCTATATTCACGAACCCCCATATTTCAAAAATATGGGTTTGAACCCACCTGGTCCTTTTGGAGTCAAGGATGCATACTGTCTTCTCAACTTTGGTGACAGTATCACCACTGACCACATTTCTCCAGCTGGAAGCATCCACAAAGATAGTCCTGCAGCCAAGTTTCTCATGGAACGTGGGGTCGACCGCAAGGACTTCAACTCATACGGTAGCCGAAGGGGTAACGATGAAGTAATGGCTAGGGGTACCTTTGCAAATATCCGCATTGTCAACAAGCTTTTGAATGGAGAAGTTGGCCCAAAGACTGTTCACATCCCAACCGGGGAGAAGTTGTATGTTTTCGATGCTGCAATG AAATACAAAGAGGCTGGTCACCAGACAATTGTTCTGGCTGGTGCTGAATATGGTAGTGGTAGTTCCAGGGATTGGGCTGCGAAAGGACCAATGTTACAG GGTGTGAAAGCTGTGATTGCCAAGAGTTTTGAGAGGATTCATCGTAGCAACCTTGTGGGTATGGGAGTCATTCCTCTTTGCTTCAAGGCTGGTGAAGATGCAGACACTTTGGGATTGACTGGTCACGAGCGATACACCATTGACCTTCCCTCTTCAGTTAGTGAGATCAGACCGGGACAAGATGTCACAGTAACCACCGACAACGGAAAGTCCTTTACCTGCACCCTGCGCTTCGACACTGAG GTGGAGCTTGCTTACTTCGACCATGGTGGTATCCTTCCATACGTCATTCGCCAATTGATGAAGCAATAA
- the LOC130818298 gene encoding ATP synthase gamma chain, chloroplastic-like, with product MSYSSISLFHLQSNPSINPRSSISIETKFNPFFLSSISSKPKSKFQINCTIRKLRERINTVKNTQKIAEAMKLVAAAKVRKAQEAVINGRPFAESLADMLYDINQSLILEDVDVPLASFRTVKKVALVVITGERGLCGGFNNSIIRKAESRVLELKRVGLDCTIISVGKKGNSYFARRLPSVMVDRFVEGEGFPTVKEAQTIADDVFSLFVSEEVDKVELLYTKFVSLVRSDPVIQTLLPISPKGKAVDAYGNSVDALEDEFFRLTSREGKFAVERLRVDKSKQERKINLDFEQDPVQILDAMMPLYLNSQILRALQESLASELAARMNAMNSATDNAVELKKRLSIAYNRERQTKITEELLEIVAGADAIRPFD from the coding sequence ATGTCTTACTCTTCAATTTCCCTATTTCATCTTCAATCAAACCCATCAATAAACCCTAGAAGCTCAATCTCCATTGAAACAAAATTCAACCCATTTTTCCTATCATCCATTTCATCAAAACCCAAATCCAAATTCCAAATCAATTGCACCATCAGAAAGCTTAGAGAAAGAATCAACACTGTAAAAAACACCCAGAAAATAGCCGAAGCTATGAAACTCGTAGCTGCAGCTAAAGTTCGGAAAGCTCAAGAAGCAGTTATAAACGGTAGACCCTTTGCTGAATCTTTAGCTGATATGTTATATGATATCAATCAAAGTCTTATATTAGAAGATGTAGATGTTCCTTTAGCTAGTTTTAGGACTGTTAAAAAAGTTGCACTTGTTGTTATTACCGGTGAAAGAGGACTTTGTGGTGGGTTTAACAATTCAATCATTAGGAAAGCTGAATCTAGGGTTCTTGAATTGAAAAGGGTAGGCTTAGATTGTACAATTATCAGTGTAGGAAAAAAGGGTAATTCTTATTTTGCAAGGAGATTACCTTCTGTAATGGTGGATAGATTTGTTGAGGGGGAGGGATTTCCAACTGTTAAAGAAGCACAAACCATTGCAGATGATGTATTTTCCCTCTTTGTGAGTGAAGAAGTCGATAAAGTAGAGTTATTGTATACTAAATTTGTGTCTCTAGTTAGGTCAGATCCTGTGATTCAGACATTACTGCCGATTTCGCCTAAAGGGAAGGCTGTTGATGCTTATGGTAATAGTGTGGATGCATTAGAGGATGAGTTTTTTAGGTTAACATCTAGAGAAGGAAAATTTGCTGTTGAAAGACTTAGAGTGGATAAAAGTAAGCAAGAAAGGAAGATAAATTTGGATTTTGAACAAGACCCTGTTCAGATTCTTGATGCTATGATGCCTCTATATCTTAATAGTCAGATACTTAGAGCATTGCAAGAATCGTTAGCGAGTGAGCTCGCGGCTAGGATGAATGCAATGAATAGTGCAACTGATAATGCTGTGGAGCTCAAGAAGAGACTGTCTATTGCTTATAATAGAGAAAGACAGACAAAGATCACTGAAGAGCTTTTGGAGATAGTTGCTGGAGCTGATGCTATTAGACCATTTGATTAG
- the LOC130818693 gene encoding uncharacterized protein LOC130818693 translates to MKRRVRFHSIRTQRCNKYLKPGALARLRDSRIQSHVRVKSVIPLVIQSISTQQENSPNTQIEILMPEFPGSDRGPMCFGRKKLVAAKNYFINSLDNSPGSDDNDSFIILVISCYVLDLTLTDSKVYLPVDSDIA, encoded by the exons atgaaaaggagggTCCGATTCCACTCAATTCGGACTCAGCGGTGTAACAAGTACTTAAAACCTGGTGCTTTGGCTCGTTTAAGGGATTCCAGGATTCAATCCCATGTCCGCGTCAAATCAGTGATTCCTTTAGTAATTCAATCTATAAGTACCCAACAGGAGAATTCGCCGAATACGCAGATCGAGATACTAATGCCTGAGTTTCCGGGTTCGGATCGTGGGCCGATGTGTTTTGGTAGGAAGAAACTTGTTGCtgctaaaaattatttcattaataGTCTTGATAATTCCCCTGGTTCAGATGATAATGATTCTTTCATTA TCTTGGTTATTTCCTGTTATGTGCTTGATCTAACGCTAACTGATTCTAAAGTTTATCTGCCCGTGGATTCCGATATTGCATAA
- the LOC130818328 gene encoding protein S40-6-like codes for MKNKYWRAYRSEEFQEEDIWEVIKQEDNTGFKNNDHLSSPHLISKRVPSAARMIPGIRKHQQIDENVHIVQSSAPVNIPDWSKIYGGTSRKKNIGRCSSSSLDHDDDDDDDDDKDGKLPPHEWLAKKFAKNQISSFSVCEGVGRTLKGRDLSRVRNAVLSKTGFL; via the coding sequence atgaaaaataagtatTGGAGGGCTTACAGAAGTGAAGAATTCCAGGAGGAAGATATCTGGGAAGTGATCAAACAAGAAGATAATACTGGGTTtaagaacaatgatcatctaagCTCTCCTCATTTGATCTCGAAACGGGTTCCTAGTGCAGCAAGAATGATCCCAGGCATCAGAAAACATCAGCAGATTGATGAAAATGTGCACATAGTGCAGAGTTCTGCTCCTGTTAATATCCCTGATTGGTCTAAAATCTATGGTGGTACATCAAGGAAGAAGAATATTGGTAGGTGTTCGTCATCATCCCttgatcatgatgatgatgatgatgatgatgatgataaggaTGGTAAATTGCCCCCTCATGAATGGTTGGCTAAGAAGTTTGCAAAGAATCAgatttcttcattttctgtttGTGAAGGTGTTGGAAGGACCCTCAAAGGTAGAGATCTTAGTAGGGTAAGGAATGCTGTTTTGTCTAAAACTGGTTTTCTCTga